In Stigmatella erecta, the following proteins share a genomic window:
- a CDS encoding CotH kinase family protein, whose protein sequence is MRQRCGWWVVAMVGLLACGPDTFSVPPPGTDGTGVEPLPEKPLQPELPTGPGVPDAGTPGPDGGTDAGPKLGEFPPVQTRVPQFELHIAPEDLAQLEAHPTSDETVPVVVVLDGQSAPGQVRYRGASTRTLPQKSFKIELDSGYDLDGRDHFNLLASWNDGGKLTEKFAVDLYTSMGLPVPKAQYVRVSLNGQHNGLYVDMEHVGKEYLRDHRMERDASVYRCGHRNCEMTLQPGGNYQGDFEKKTNEDVSRADLDTFLAWVNRSDDADFEAKLERFVNVEAYLGNLAMDALISNNIVEDSRSYWVHEHRKDQWTYVPWDLNNARMIYWRTWDETYPIISNRQPQAFTLYDPGVQDLWEQRQAERPSQRPTWSMLATRVWDRPALRERLLAKLEMALEGPFSEAKAHAHIDALWAVAKPELATDPYISPVHVARAQDSLKKYVRDRRAFLLKAMKTLRAQGTGALVIHEVAAGSSGYVELHNRGTTPVALENYALTPDLRGASRSRLPAITLAPGQRVRIIADGNPAAGPEHLPFTLSRLGGEVGLFDARQVSPAGKPLVYAPADAVYYGPLPAGQVYGRKTRGSEDFERRPLTP, encoded by the coding sequence ATGCGTCAACGGTGCGGGTGGTGGGTGGTGGCGATGGTGGGGTTGCTGGCCTGTGGACCGGACACGTTCTCGGTCCCGCCGCCCGGCACGGACGGGACGGGTGTCGAGCCGCTTCCCGAGAAGCCCCTGCAGCCCGAGCTCCCCACGGGCCCTGGCGTCCCGGACGCGGGCACCCCGGGCCCGGATGGCGGCACCGACGCGGGCCCGAAGCTGGGCGAGTTCCCGCCCGTGCAGACGCGGGTGCCCCAGTTCGAGCTGCACATCGCCCCGGAGGACCTGGCCCAGCTGGAGGCCCATCCCACCTCCGATGAGACGGTGCCGGTGGTGGTGGTGCTCGATGGCCAGAGCGCCCCGGGCCAGGTCCGCTACCGCGGCGCGAGCACCCGCACGCTGCCCCAGAAGAGCTTCAAGATCGAACTGGACTCGGGCTACGACCTGGACGGCCGGGACCACTTCAACCTGCTGGCGAGCTGGAACGACGGCGGCAAGCTGACGGAGAAGTTCGCGGTGGACCTGTACACCTCGATGGGGCTTCCCGTGCCCAAGGCCCAGTACGTCCGGGTGAGCCTCAACGGCCAGCACAACGGGCTCTACGTGGACATGGAGCACGTGGGCAAGGAGTACCTGAGGGACCACCGCATGGAGCGCGATGCCTCCGTGTACCGCTGCGGCCACCGCAACTGCGAGATGACGCTCCAGCCCGGCGGCAACTACCAGGGCGACTTCGAGAAGAAGACCAACGAGGACGTCAGCCGCGCGGACCTCGACACGTTCCTCGCCTGGGTGAACCGCTCGGATGACGCCGATTTCGAGGCGAAGCTGGAGCGCTTCGTGAACGTGGAGGCGTACCTGGGCAACCTCGCCATGGACGCGCTCATCTCCAACAACATCGTCGAGGACTCGCGCAGCTACTGGGTGCACGAGCACCGCAAGGACCAGTGGACGTACGTGCCGTGGGACTTGAACAACGCGCGGATGATCTACTGGCGCACGTGGGATGAGACCTACCCCATCATCTCCAACCGCCAGCCCCAGGCCTTCACGCTGTATGACCCCGGGGTGCAGGACCTGTGGGAGCAGCGCCAGGCCGAGCGCCCCAGCCAGCGCCCCACCTGGAGCATGCTGGCCACGCGCGTGTGGGACCGGCCCGCCCTGCGCGAGCGGCTGCTCGCGAAGCTGGAGATGGCGCTGGAGGGCCCCTTCTCGGAGGCCAAGGCCCATGCCCACATCGACGCGCTGTGGGCCGTGGCGAAGCCGGAGCTAGCCACGGACCCCTACATCTCGCCCGTCCACGTGGCGCGCGCCCAGGACTCGCTCAAGAAGTACGTGCGTGACCGCCGCGCGTTCCTCCTCAAGGCGATGAAGACGCTGAGGGCGCAGGGCACGGGCGCGCTCGTCATCCACGAGGTGGCCGCGGGCAGCTCGGGCTACGTGGAGCTGCACAACCGGGGCACCACCCCCGTGGCGCTGGAGAACTACGCGCTGACGCCCGACCTGCGCGGCGCCTCGCGCTCCCGCCTGCCCGCCATCACCCTGGCGCCGGGCCAGCGCGTGCGCATCATCGCCGATGGCAACCCGGCGGCCGGGCCGGAGCATCTGCCCTTCACCCTCTCGCGCCTGGGCGGCGAGGTGGGCCTCTTCGATGCCCGGCAGGTGTCCCCGGCCGGCAAGCCGCTCGTGTACGCGCCGGCCGATGCCGTCTACTATGGCCCCCTGCCCGCGGGGCAGGTGTATGGCCGCAAGACGCGCGGCAGCGAGGACTTCGAGCGCCGCCCCCTCACGCCCTGA
- a CDS encoding thioredoxin family protein, translating to MSHPATYDANTETFDALVLQPRGELVVVDFWGEGCPNCEVYAAAEPALLSELEGARMRVVKVNAYQDEELARRFGLFGIPTFLLFRDGKLLGKMSQYYGREYWLGVIREHLPPAA from the coding sequence ATGAGCCACCCCGCCACGTACGACGCCAACACGGAGACCTTTGACGCGCTGGTGCTCCAGCCCCGGGGCGAGCTGGTGGTGGTGGACTTCTGGGGCGAGGGCTGCCCGAACTGCGAGGTGTACGCGGCCGCCGAGCCGGCGCTGCTCTCCGAGCTGGAAGGGGCGCGCATGCGCGTGGTGAAGGTGAACGCCTACCAGGACGAGGAGCTGGCGCGGCGCTTTGGCCTCTTCGGCATCCCCACCTTCCTGCTGTTCCGGGACGGCAAGCTGCTCGGGAAGATGAGCCAGTACTACGGCCGGGAGTACTGGCTGGGCGTCATCCGCGAGCACCTGCCGCCCGCGGCCTGA
- a CDS encoding methyl-accepting chemotaxis protein, which produces MIRPIVHRLKLFWKLALIALLIPASISAMLIVALLGTGSLKAEYDNLYGFMLLPVMTLDQGHAEAATLSGKLRLLARTPLSPSEREARVREVQAHDRKMRESMTLYAREWVTSMSSSFTDELSAADREALRKDELASVQLFEVAYAGYVPLRDRVLTGAPVDVEQLEQALERIDAAMNALVKLNRRTAELSNANAQSSLLWMQVLLALLALVLSGVGIAVAWRLSRIIIQPITRLTRMTLRLSRGDVEILEEGEQSLALDPDTKDEIGLLLRATLDMVHSTQQMVSAAVSISHGDLTVRVQPRSPKDALGIALGQMVAQLTKIVTQVRLGSSSLASASAMLASETQGLALDAREQAAAVDENAQTLKEISASVMRNAESCHQMEDMARLGAQDAQASGQAVGQTVEAMRRISANVSLIEELAHQTNMLALNAAIEAIRAGEHGKSFNVVAGEVRRLANRSKGAAREIGELAISSMGVAEQSGRLLKDLVPAIQRTADVVHEVASSTREQSTSVELMSHAMSQVKQATGGNATSAGQLAGSAEQLAAQADSLRRLMGFFRVADGESPQSPLVPEPPEDAPPGEVPEPLSTAHLTQGVPGLEEALARELAGEFKPS; this is translated from the coding sequence ATGATTCGTCCCATCGTGCATCGCTTGAAGCTGTTCTGGAAGCTGGCGCTGATCGCGCTGCTCATCCCAGCGTCCATCAGCGCGATGCTGATCGTGGCCCTCTTGGGCACCGGCTCCCTCAAGGCCGAGTACGACAACCTCTACGGCTTCATGCTCCTGCCGGTCATGACGCTCGACCAGGGCCATGCCGAGGCCGCCACCCTCTCGGGCAAGCTGCGCCTGCTCGCCCGCACCCCGCTGTCCCCCTCCGAGCGGGAGGCGCGGGTCCGCGAAGTTCAAGCGCATGACCGGAAGATGCGCGAGAGCATGACGCTCTACGCGCGTGAGTGGGTCACCTCCATGAGCTCCTCCTTCACCGATGAGCTCTCCGCGGCCGACCGCGAGGCGCTGCGCAAGGACGAGCTCGCCTCCGTGCAGCTCTTCGAGGTGGCCTACGCGGGCTACGTCCCCCTGCGCGACCGCGTGCTCACGGGCGCGCCCGTGGACGTGGAACAGCTGGAGCAGGCGCTGGAGCGCATCGATGCGGCCATGAACGCGCTGGTGAAGCTCAACCGGCGCACCGCCGAGCTGTCCAACGCGAACGCCCAGTCCTCCCTCCTGTGGATGCAGGTGCTCCTGGCCCTCCTGGCGCTGGTGCTCAGCGGCGTGGGCATCGCGGTGGCCTGGAGGCTCTCGCGCATCATCATCCAGCCCATCACCCGGCTCACCCGCATGACGCTGCGCCTGTCCCGGGGCGATGTGGAGATCCTCGAGGAGGGCGAGCAGTCGCTGGCCCTGGATCCGGACACCAAGGACGAGATTGGCCTGCTCCTGCGCGCCACCCTGGACATGGTCCACTCCACCCAGCAGATGGTCTCCGCCGCGGTGAGCATCTCCCATGGTGACCTCACGGTCCGCGTGCAGCCGCGCTCCCCCAAGGACGCGCTGGGCATCGCGCTGGGGCAGATGGTGGCGCAGCTCACGAAGATCGTCACCCAGGTGCGCCTGGGCTCCTCCTCGCTCGCGTCCGCCTCGGCCATGCTGGCCTCCGAGACGCAAGGCCTCGCGCTCGATGCCCGCGAGCAGGCCGCCGCCGTGGACGAGAACGCGCAGACGCTCAAGGAGATCAGCGCCTCGGTGATGCGCAACGCCGAGAGCTGCCACCAGATGGAGGACATGGCACGGCTGGGGGCCCAGGACGCCCAGGCCAGCGGCCAGGCCGTGGGGCAGACGGTGGAGGCCATGCGGCGCATCTCCGCCAACGTCTCGCTCATCGAGGAGCTGGCCCACCAGACGAACATGCTGGCGCTCAACGCGGCCATCGAGGCCATCCGCGCCGGCGAGCACGGCAAGAGCTTCAACGTGGTGGCCGGCGAGGTGCGCCGGCTCGCCAACCGCAGCAAGGGCGCCGCGCGGGAGATTGGCGAGCTGGCCATCTCCAGCATGGGCGTGGCGGAGCAGTCCGGGCGGCTGCTGAAGGACCTGGTGCCCGCCATCCAGCGCACCGCGGACGTGGTGCACGAGGTGGCCTCGTCCACGCGCGAGCAGTCCACGAGCGTGGAGCTGATGAGCCACGCCATGTCCCAGGTGAAGCAGGCCACGGGCGGCAACGCCACGTCCGCGGGCCAGCTCGCGGGCTCCGCCGAGCAGCTCGCCGCCCAGGCCGACTCCCTGCGGCGGCTCATGGGCTTCTTCCGCGTGGCGGACGGCGAGTCCCCTCAGAGCCCCCTGGTGCCCGAGCCCCCCGAGGACGCCCCGCCGGGAGAGGTGCCCGAGCCCCTGTCCACCGCCCACCTGACGCAGGGCGTGCCGGGGCTGGAGGAGGCGCTCGCGCGCGAGCTGGCCGGCGAGTTCAAGCCCTCCTGA
- a CDS encoding RHS repeat-associated core domain-containing protein: MVKYAADAHQRPTWSQEGEKPAGKSAWSNATVRLFDGADNLIGLGDPFNTPPAWCSGPNSAGTAASTACSSFMYDRANRLIQADGPSYSVGRQRTCLTHDSQGNIASIQQGCTGRTACDSCSVPANVYVHDDFRQVVEVQLPNTEGPVRYAYDAMGNVVARETQEMRLRGEHLAYAYDSMGRMLSVSRKYTKPTPGQQLLYRLGYAQDESPESSCPQPLNTRGRLRFRDDSFGRTWFQYDEPGRLTGEIRLRAGTVACGENLQDTPHTAYSYTPNGHLARIVYPHGRTVTYVYGTGAAAGRVSALDVSLYDGTSWRVERILSGAIWEPYAGLRGYQLHHPSTSTMSSMEYALGDDASSVTGITSCPAPFPSATVSDFSGRLRSLRVSSGALVPGTGSGDIFQRSYWWKAGHVAADYTCVLGSTAAARKVGYSYGRNAQLIGVSPVSTQGGLSTQSYEYDYRGNRTGFNSDGNGASDFVYASAPNSDQLLSWNFRNHPGTEAEFAYDADGRAVEKRKNRLASESAARSWLEFAYGPDESVATDSVFKAVTVGGVSYNYFYDALGRRRLKVYPSGAMDEFFYDSGHQLLSDQGNNTVVPSVGFYVEDDYIWLGGRPVGIVRGRFSTGWLRESDASVDCARNGESAACGVYFPITDHIGKPVLMLDASRKVAGIAEYNGFGQMNRLGGIKKTVHPSGSNSYADNLVNSSIVSLSQPVAGTSASSLPNTVVRMRVLFGMVDTEASSSGPVDYAQVKMTSANTPVGSRIGGRSNVPFWSEWMQPADGRVAVYFDSNAGNCCPGANGALDCKTTCGYEGVTVTGYEYQRFQAGAQPFWTPLRFPGQYYDDETDLFENWNRYFDPSVGRYLQLEPMLQVQQVLIAAVRQGYGLPAYSYALNNPVSFTDSTGNVPDSVRAAFLTALAQGNIVGAAQMYMRYAHLSREPKWLTAFQAAFNSANQVAGRCYAVADSINRGFQRIGAKPEIFILRPKDGSDIMGIERIPGVASTTVQVATNGHHVVVMDACMMRLLVRRARRFLLIFRGFLVELVLL, encoded by the coding sequence CCGCCCGCTTGGTGCTCAGGCCCCAATTCCGCAGGGACTGCTGCCTCGACGGCTTGCAGTTCCTTCATGTATGACCGGGCGAATCGGCTCATTCAGGCGGATGGCCCTTCCTACAGTGTCGGCCGCCAGCGGACCTGTCTGACGCATGACAGCCAAGGAAATATCGCGAGCATTCAGCAAGGCTGCACAGGGAGAACTGCCTGTGACAGCTGCTCCGTGCCAGCGAATGTGTACGTGCATGACGACTTCCGGCAGGTGGTGGAAGTGCAACTGCCCAACACGGAAGGGCCGGTCCGCTACGCGTACGATGCGATGGGGAACGTGGTGGCCCGTGAAACGCAGGAAATGCGTCTGAGGGGAGAACATCTGGCGTATGCCTATGATTCGATGGGCCGCATGCTGTCTGTCTCCAGGAAGTACACGAAGCCCACGCCAGGACAGCAGCTGTTGTACCGTCTGGGGTATGCGCAGGACGAGTCTCCGGAGAGCTCCTGCCCGCAGCCGCTCAACACCCGGGGACGGCTGCGTTTCAGGGACGACTCTTTCGGGCGCACCTGGTTCCAGTACGATGAGCCGGGGCGATTGACCGGAGAGATTCGCCTTCGCGCGGGGACTGTGGCCTGCGGTGAGAACCTGCAGGACACACCCCATACGGCGTATTCCTACACGCCCAATGGCCACCTCGCGCGGATTGTTTATCCGCATGGGCGTACTGTCACCTATGTGTATGGAACGGGGGCGGCGGCCGGGAGGGTCAGTGCCTTGGACGTGAGCTTGTACGATGGGACGTCGTGGCGGGTGGAGCGCATCCTGAGTGGTGCGATCTGGGAGCCCTACGCGGGGCTGCGAGGGTACCAGCTCCATCATCCAAGTACGTCCACCATGAGTTCCATGGAGTATGCCCTGGGAGATGATGCGTCATCCGTGACGGGGATCACGTCTTGCCCTGCGCCATTTCCGTCCGCGACGGTGAGTGACTTTTCGGGCAGGTTGCGCAGTCTGCGGGTTTCCAGTGGCGCCTTGGTTCCTGGCACCGGCTCAGGGGACATCTTTCAGCGGTCTTATTGGTGGAAGGCTGGGCATGTGGCCGCTGACTATACGTGCGTCTTGGGCTCGACGGCCGCTGCGCGCAAGGTAGGCTATTCCTATGGCAGGAATGCGCAGCTGATAGGTGTATCTCCTGTGTCGACTCAGGGAGGGCTTAGCACTCAAAGCTACGAATACGACTACCGAGGAAATCGAACGGGCTTCAACTCGGACGGAAATGGTGCTTCAGATTTCGTTTATGCTTCCGCTCCGAATTCAGACCAATTGCTGTCCTGGAACTTCAGGAACCATCCAGGGACAGAAGCTGAGTTCGCTTACGACGCGGACGGTAGGGCCGTCGAGAAGCGGAAGAACCGGCTTGCGTCGGAATCAGCAGCCCGAAGCTGGCTTGAGTTCGCCTATGGGCCGGATGAATCGGTTGCAACCGATTCGGTCTTCAAGGCCGTGACGGTCGGAGGGGTCAGTTACAACTACTTCTACGATGCGCTCGGACGCAGGCGCCTCAAGGTGTACCCGTCTGGAGCCATGGATGAGTTTTTCTACGACTCAGGCCACCAGTTGCTCTCTGATCAGGGAAACAACACGGTCGTTCCCTCCGTCGGCTTCTACGTAGAGGACGACTATATCTGGCTGGGGGGACGGCCCGTAGGCATCGTTCGTGGCCGGTTCAGCACTGGGTGGTTACGTGAGTCCGATGCTTCAGTCGATTGCGCGAGGAATGGTGAAAGTGCCGCTTGCGGTGTCTATTTCCCTATCACGGACCACATTGGGAAGCCGGTGCTGATGCTGGATGCATCGCGCAAAGTGGCAGGCATCGCGGAGTATAATGGCTTCGGGCAGATGAATCGGCTGGGGGGGATCAAGAAGACAGTGCATCCGAGCGGAAGCAATTCGTATGCAGACAATCTGGTGAATTCTTCGATTGTCTCGCTCTCCCAACCCGTCGCAGGAACCTCTGCCAGTTCTCTTCCCAATACCGTTGTCCGGATGAGGGTGCTGTTCGGAATGGTGGATACAGAGGCCTCATCCAGCGGGCCCGTGGATTATGCCCAGGTCAAGATGACCAGCGCGAACACCCCTGTCGGGAGCCGTATTGGAGGCCGCTCGAATGTGCCGTTCTGGTCGGAGTGGATGCAGCCTGCGGATGGCCGTGTCGCGGTGTATTTCGACTCCAACGCAGGAAATTGCTGCCCTGGTGCGAATGGAGCACTGGACTGCAAAACAACGTGCGGCTACGAAGGTGTGACCGTCACAGGCTATGAGTATCAGCGGTTTCAAGCAGGAGCTCAACCCTTTTGGACGCCGCTGCGCTTCCCTGGGCAATATTACGATGACGAAACGGATCTTTTTGAGAACTGGAACCGATACTTTGATCCAAGCGTTGGCCGGTATCTGCAACTGGAACCGATGCTCCAAGTGCAGCAAGTTCTTATTGCTGCGGTGCGGCAAGGTTATGGGCTTCCGGCTTATTCCTATGCTTTGAATAATCCTGTTTCATTTACGGACTCGACGGGCAATGTTCCTGATTCGGTTAGGGCAGCTTTTCTCACTGCTTTAGCTCAGGGGAACATTGTTGGTGCTGCTCAGATGTACATGAGGTATGCGCATCTTAGCCGGGAGCCTAAGTGGTTGACTGCTTTTCAGGCAGCCTTCAATTCGGCAAATCAAGTTGCTGGACGGTGTTATGCAGTGGCCGACAGCATTAATAGGGGTTTTCAGCGTATTGGTGCGAAGCCTGAAATCTTCATCCTTCGGCCGAAGGATGGCTCAGACATCATGGGCATTGAACGTATCCCAGGAGTGGCAAGCACGACTGTGCAGGTCGCAACCAATGGGCATCATGTTGTTGTGATGGACGCGTGTATGATGCGTTTACTGGTCCGGCGGGCCAGGAGGTTTCTGCTTATCTTCAGAGGATTTTTAGTGGAACTGGTTCTCCTATAG